In candidate division KSB1 bacterium, one DNA window encodes the following:
- a CDS encoding efflux RND transporter permease subunit — protein MRKLTQFSVDYPVTVLMLVLAVLLLGYISFRKLGVDLFPDLNNPRIYVELKAGERPPEEIEKQFVDGIESLAIRQRHVVEVSSVCRVGSAQITVEYAWGTDMDEAFLDLQKSLTSFGQNAAIDQLTITQHDPNAAPIMLIALSHPQVDDMDELRKVAENYIRNELIRLEGVAEVEISGQEEKEVVLETDPYLLEAYGLTPDAVANRLNLYNRNVSGGSIVEMGRQYVIKGVGTFQSLEDIGNTVLTYRQPTLAEASSTGSTARVPVLLRDVAKIELRNKEPQNIVRLNQKRCLGLAVYKETKFNTVRAVKDLLRALANIRQALPGYELVAVQNQADFITTAINEVKQSALIGVLLAVLVLSVFLRRIGATAIISVAIPISVVATFNMMYFNGLTLNIMTLGGLALGAGMLVDNAIVVMENIFRNLEAGVPLREAAIVGTAEVGGAITAATLTTIVVFLPIVYLHGVAGELFKDQAWTVAFSLLSSLVVAVLVIPMLAARFLKTGNPTLPKRSLSFPWYPKILARILDYKWWVIGGAVALVALALLLLPVVGSEFIPKTDLGEFTIELRLPEGTELRRTEQTVGGIEDLIKATLGEEVQTVYSHIGPSAVSSSDEKAIFAAENTASVRVILSPKHRTSAQELIARLNARLADVPDLEVEFIQEQSALQSTLGTEAAPLVVEIKGTELAVLDSLTQQAKRRLLGIDELFNVQTSFEEGAPEVEVVVDRLLAGMYNISVESISSQLRDQLTGKQAGTWETGGEMQDLTLHLPKVGVGQLRDVLLTSGGQKIRLSEVATIRETVAPKEIYRRNQNRIGRVTAHIQKGKPFDHVVRQVRQELAQLELPPDYWVALTGEEQKRSEAFHNLGFALILSVVLVYMVLASQFESLIHPFTVMLSVPLAAVGSVFTFLIVGKSLNIMAYIGIVMLAGIAVNDSIILVDAINRLKAEGYRLRDAIIEAGRRRIRPIIMTSLTTVLALLPLTFGFGEGAALRAPMALAVIGGVVTSTLLTLVVIPCVYLAFDQLRARYAR, from the coding sequence CGCGCATCTATGTGGAGCTGAAGGCAGGAGAACGTCCGCCAGAGGAGATCGAGAAGCAGTTCGTGGACGGCATCGAATCGCTGGCCATTCGCCAGCGCCATGTGGTCGAGGTGTCTTCCGTGTGCCGTGTGGGCTCGGCCCAGATCACGGTGGAATATGCCTGGGGCACGGACATGGACGAGGCCTTCCTGGACCTCCAGAAGAGCCTCACCAGCTTTGGCCAGAATGCCGCCATCGACCAGCTCACCATCACGCAGCACGACCCCAACGCCGCGCCCATCATGCTCATTGCCCTGTCGCACCCCCAGGTGGACGACATGGACGAGCTGCGCAAGGTGGCGGAGAACTATATCCGCAATGAGCTCATCCGCTTGGAGGGGGTGGCCGAGGTGGAAATCTCCGGGCAGGAGGAGAAGGAGGTGGTGCTGGAGACCGACCCCTACCTGCTGGAGGCTTATGGTCTGACCCCTGATGCCGTGGCCAATCGTCTGAACCTCTACAACCGCAATGTCTCCGGTGGCTCCATTGTCGAGATGGGGCGGCAATATGTGATCAAGGGCGTGGGCACGTTCCAGTCCTTGGAAGACATTGGCAACACCGTGCTCACCTACCGGCAGCCCACCCTGGCAGAGGCGAGTAGTACCGGCAGCACCGCCAGAGTGCCCGTGCTGTTGCGCGATGTGGCCAAGATCGAGCTACGCAACAAAGAGCCGCAGAACATCGTCCGCCTCAACCAGAAGCGCTGCCTGGGGCTGGCCGTGTACAAAGAGACCAAGTTCAACACCGTGCGCGCGGTGAAGGACTTGTTGCGCGCGCTGGCCAACATCAGGCAGGCGCTGCCCGGGTACGAGCTGGTGGCGGTGCAGAACCAGGCGGACTTTATCACCACGGCGATTAACGAGGTCAAGCAGAGCGCACTCATCGGCGTGCTCCTGGCGGTGTTGGTGCTCTCTGTCTTCTTGCGGCGGATTGGGGCAACGGCCATCATCAGCGTGGCGATCCCCATCTCGGTGGTGGCTACCTTCAACATGATGTACTTCAACGGGCTGACCCTGAACATCATGACCCTTGGCGGGCTCGCCCTGGGCGCGGGGATGTTGGTGGACAATGCCATCGTGGTCATGGAGAACATTTTCCGCAACCTAGAGGCGGGCGTCCCGCTGCGCGAGGCCGCCATCGTCGGCACTGCCGAAGTCGGTGGCGCCATCACCGCTGCCACCCTGACGACCATTGTGGTCTTCTTGCCCATAGTCTACCTGCACGGCGTGGCGGGCGAGCTCTTCAAGGACCAGGCCTGGACCGTGGCGTTTTCGCTCCTCTCTTCCCTGGTCGTGGCCGTCTTGGTGATCCCGATGCTGGCGGCTCGTTTTCTGAAGACGGGCAACCCCACCCTGCCCAAGCGCTCGCTGTCGTTCCCCTGGTATCCGAAGATTTTGGCCCGCATTCTTGACTACAAATGGTGGGTGATCGGTGGCGCGGTGGCTCTGGTGGCGTTGGCGCTGTTGCTGCTGCCGGTAGTGGGAAGCGAGTTCATTCCCAAGACCGACCTCGGGGAGTTTACCATTGAGCTGAGGTTGCCTGAAGGCACGGAGTTGCGCCGCACCGAGCAGACCGTTGGCGGCATTGAGGATCTGATCAAGGCCACATTGGGCGAGGAGGTGCAAACCGTCTACAGCCACATTGGCCCGTCGGCCGTTTCCAGCAGCGACGAGAAGGCGATCTTTGCCGCGGAGAACACTGCCAGCGTCAGAGTCATCCTCAGCCCGAAACATCGTACGTCGGCGCAGGAGTTGATCGCTCGTTTGAATGCCAGACTTGCGGACGTCCCAGATCTGGAGGTGGAGTTCATCCAGGAGCAGTCGGCCCTGCAGAGCACCTTAGGCACCGAGGCGGCACCGCTGGTGGTGGAGATCAAGGGCACGGAGCTGGCGGTACTGGACAGCCTGACGCAACAGGCCAAGCGGCGGTTGCTGGGCATCGACGAGCTCTTCAATGTGCAGACCAGCTTCGAGGAGGGTGCGCCGGAGGTTGAAGTGGTGGTAGACCGATTGCTGGCGGGCATGTACAACATCAGCGTCGAGAGCATCAGCTCACAGCTGCGCGACCAGCTCACGGGCAAGCAGGCAGGCACCTGGGAGACCGGGGGCGAAATGCAGGACCTCACCCTGCACTTGCCGAAGGTGGGCGTGGGTCAGCTCCGCGACGTCCTCCTCACCAGCGGCGGGCAAAAGATCCGCCTGAGCGAGGTGGCCACCATCCGCGAGACGGTGGCGCCCAAGGAGATCTACCGTCGCAATCAGAATCGTATCGGTCGGGTGACCGCGCACATCCAGAAGGGCAAGCCCTTCGACCATGTGGTGCGGCAGGTGCGGCAAGAGTTGGCGCAACTGGAGCTTCCCCCCGACTACTGGGTGGCCCTCACCGGGGAGGAACAGAAGCGCAGCGAAGCGTTCCACAACCTCGGGTTTGCGCTTATCCTCTCAGTGGTGCTGGTGTACATGGTGTTGGCCAGTCAGTTCGAGTCGCTCATCCACCCCTTCACGGTGATGTTGAGCGTGCCATTGGCCGCAGTGGGGTCGGTCTTCACCTTTCTCATCGTCGGCAAGTCGTTGAACATCATGGCCTACATTGGCATCGTCATGTTGGCCGGGATCGCCGTCAACGACTCCATCATCCTGGTCGATGCCATCAATCGGCTCAAGGCCGAGGGGTATCGGCTGCGTGATGCCATCATCGAGGCGGGACGAAGGCGGATCAGGCCCATCATCATGACCAGCCTGACCACCGTTTTGGCATTGCTGCCGTTGACCTTTGGCTTCGGCGAGGGGGCAGCGCTCCGGGCGCCGATGGCCTTAGCCGTGATCGGCGGCGTGGTAACGTCCACCCTGCTGACCCTGGTGGTGATACCCTGTGTCTACCTTGCCTTTGACCAACTCCGCGCGCGATATGCGCGCTAA